Proteins found in one Pseudomonadota bacterium genomic segment:
- a CDS encoding sensor histidine kinase, whose translation MNRKESLIDLLIHDLTGPLSIASTSINSLIKKQDKYGPVTGRQGTTLNMALRNINKARTFLNEIIEVYRSEEGLFRKEFCSIQDLLRDALIEAMELIDPDVTEKLSGADGYDKFSQLLEDNGVTIDITGKYNTSSFCHDRTKIQQILRNLITNALKYRQKKVAVTISGDTELIIAIENDGSGISQEKQDVIFNRFSHLKDKEENDMKGLGFGLSCVKTIIETMNGNITLSSSEGRGTCFTIRIPSL comes from the coding sequence ATGAACAGGAAGGAATCTTTAATAGACTTGTTAATCCATGACCTGACAGGACCATTATCAATAGCATCCACAAGCATCAACAGCCTTATCAAAAAGCAGGATAAATACGGCCCTGTTACAGGACGTCAGGGGACAACTTTGAATATGGCTTTGCGGAATATAAACAAGGCAAGAACTTTTCTCAATGAGATAATAGAGGTTTATCGTTCGGAAGAAGGTCTGTTCAGAAAAGAGTTTTGTTCAATTCAGGATCTCCTCAGGGATGCTCTTATCGAAGCCATGGAACTGATTGACCCGGATGTTACAGAGAAGCTATCGGGCGCAGACGGGTATGATAAATTCAGTCAGCTTCTTGAGGATAACGGGGTTACTATTGATATTACAGGAAAATATAACACATCTTCTTTCTGTCATGATAGAACAAAGATCCAGCAGATCTTGCGAAACCTTATTACTAATGCCCTGAAGTATCGACAGAAAAAGGTCGCTGTAACCATAAGCGGAGATACGGAACTTATTATAGCAATTGAAAATGACGGCTCGGGGATATCACAAGAGAAACAGGATGTTATTTTTAATCGTTTCTCCCATTTAAAAGACAAAGAAGAAAACGATATGAAAGGTCTCGGGTTCGGTCTTTCATGTGTAAAAACAATTATAGAAACAATGAACGGAAACATCACGTTGTCAAGTAGTGAAGGACGGGGTACGTGTTTTACAATACGAATCCCGTCCCTTTAG